The Funiculus sociatus GB2-C1 genome window below encodes:
- the rlmD gene encoding 23S rRNA (uracil(1939)-C(5))-methyltransferase RlmD, translating into MSLTKVLDTGANGANEAQWKQGELVEAVISDLTDSGEGVGRIGDRVVFVADTVPGDRVLVRLVRVKPQYAHGKLHEILEASASRIRPGCIVADKCGGCQWQHINYEFQLEAKRNQVVQALQRIGGFNQPPVDPLLAAESPLGYRNKATYPLKRSSTGQVQTGYYQKGSHHLINLNQCPVQDPRLNPLLAEVKQDIQKRGWGIYDEKLHRGKVRHLSLRIGRRTGEILLTLVVKDWNLVDIEAQAQEWLTRYPQLVGVSLNLNPDRTNAIFGTETRSIAGQSYLCEEFAGLQFQVRPDTFFQVYTEQAEKLLQVIIDQLNLQGNEVLVDAYCGIGTLTLPLAQRVRQAIGLEVQPEAVEQATLNAQLNNITNATFQAGAVETLLPQLDVTPDIVLIDPPRQGCDRAVLETLLKTKPRQIVYVSCKPATLARDLKLLSQGNSDYQLTRVQPADFFPQTSHVECAAFLVLSDPT; encoded by the coding sequence ATGTCACTAACAAAAGTGCTAGATACTGGTGCCAACGGGGCTAATGAAGCTCAGTGGAAACAAGGTGAATTGGTAGAAGCAGTCATTAGCGATCTCACTGATAGCGGTGAAGGAGTGGGACGAATCGGCGACAGAGTGGTATTTGTAGCAGATACTGTTCCCGGCGATCGCGTCCTGGTTCGATTAGTACGAGTCAAACCCCAATACGCTCATGGTAAGCTGCACGAGATACTAGAAGCGTCCGCTTCGCGCATCCGCCCTGGCTGTATCGTCGCCGATAAGTGCGGCGGTTGTCAGTGGCAACATATTAACTATGAGTTTCAGCTTGAAGCCAAGCGCAATCAAGTAGTTCAAGCCCTACAACGCATCGGCGGATTCAACCAGCCACCAGTCGATCCCCTCTTGGCAGCTGAATCTCCTTTGGGTTATCGCAACAAAGCCACCTATCCCCTCAAAAGGTCATCCACAGGTCAAGTACAAACAGGATACTACCAAAAAGGCAGCCACCACCTGATTAACCTGAATCAGTGTCCAGTGCAAGATCCCCGCTTAAATCCCCTGCTTGCTGAAGTCAAGCAAGACATCCAAAAACGGGGTTGGGGAATTTACGACGAAAAACTGCACCGGGGGAAAGTGCGTCACCTATCCCTGCGGATTGGACGACGCACTGGTGAAATATTGCTGACTTTGGTAGTAAAAGACTGGAACTTGGTGGATATTGAGGCTCAAGCGCAAGAATGGCTAACTCGCTATCCGCAGTTAGTGGGTGTCTCGCTGAATCTCAACCCAGACCGCACAAATGCCATTTTTGGGACAGAAACTCGTTCTATTGCTGGTCAGTCTTACTTGTGCGAGGAATTCGCTGGCTTACAGTTCCAGGTGCGCCCGGATACATTTTTCCAGGTGTATACAGAGCAAGCTGAAAAATTGTTGCAGGTCATTATAGACCAGTTGAATCTGCAAGGCAACGAGGTGCTAGTTGATGCCTACTGCGGCATTGGCACCTTAACTCTACCCTTGGCGCAGCGGGTGCGGCAAGCAATTGGCTTGGAGGTGCAGCCAGAAGCAGTTGAACAAGCTACTCTGAATGCTCAGTTGAATAATATTACCAATGCGACGTTTCAGGCGGGAGCGGTGGAGACATTACTACCACAGCTAGATGTCACGCCGGATATTGTGTTAATTGATCCCCCGCGCCAGGGATGCGATCGCGCTGTACTCGAAACCCTCCTCAAAACTAAGCCCCGCCAGATTGTCTACGTCAGTTGTAAACCTGCTACCCTAGCCCGCGACCTCAAATTATTGTCTCAAGGAAATAGCGACTATCAATTAACCCGCGTACAACCCGCTGACTTCTTCCCGCAAACGTCTCACGTCGAGTGCGCCGCCTTCTTGGTACTAAGCGATCCCACCTAA
- a CDS encoding ATP-binding protein — MIAISQRPMGRTSGMISFASTLYLCPVLDLLLAEIPERWQAEVRLGLQEALVNAAKHGNKLDPSKTVSVRFSVVEGQYWWVISDEGVGFSPPCDCRCDPEEFLPHDESESGRGMCILHQIFDQVHWNNQGTELRLCKQVKNRFRNPLIW, encoded by the coding sequence GTGATTGCTATCTCACAGCGTCCGATGGGACGAACTTCGGGCATGATTAGCTTCGCTTCTACCCTCTATCTTTGCCCCGTTCTGGATCTGCTGCTAGCAGAGATTCCCGAAAGGTGGCAAGCGGAAGTTAGACTAGGGCTGCAAGAAGCGCTAGTCAATGCGGCGAAACACGGGAATAAGCTAGATCCTAGTAAAACGGTTTCGGTACGCTTTTCGGTGGTAGAAGGTCAGTATTGGTGGGTAATCTCAGACGAAGGAGTGGGCTTTTCTCCTCCCTGTGACTGCCGTTGCGATCCCGAAGAATTCCTCCCTCACGACGAGTCTGAAAGCGGTAGAGGGATGTGTATCCTCCACCAAATCTTCGATCAAGTTCACTGGAACAATCAGGGAACGGAACTGAGACTCTGCAAGCAAGTCAAAAATCGCTTCCGCAACCCTCTGATTTGGTAA
- a CDS encoding DUF6439 family protein, whose protein sequence is MSQPSQLSKTAILNEFTTLELAQALAERLAITPNDWHRLKSNRKVRAGEQAAAALVFLLKDQPEEALVRFQQASGWLDKSISAPPCPTHGR, encoded by the coding sequence ATGTCTCAACCCAGCCAGCTTTCTAAAACCGCCATTTTGAACGAATTTACTACCTTAGAACTAGCTCAAGCCCTAGCAGAACGTCTTGCCATTACTCCCAATGATTGGCATCGTCTCAAGTCTAACCGCAAAGTTCGCGCTGGCGAACAAGCCGCCGCCGCACTGGTATTTCTCCTGAAAGATCAGCCAGAAGAAGCCTTGGTTCGGTTTCAGCAGGCTTCCGGATGGCTAGACAAATCTATCTCAGCACCGCCTTGTCCAACACATGGTCGCTAA
- a CDS encoding DUF2203 domain-containing protein, which yields MPPEAPLPSSSDEVDLSQEIAEVEQNLALLKERYAQVQQDTQRQGELQQRLNSVQKELRRNRSQEVQAELQRLKQELETIEFNLESRLFSWDAFKEPFWQAVRFAGLGIVVGWILKSCAG from the coding sequence ATGCCGCCCGAAGCGCCCCTGCCATCGTCCAGCGATGAAGTAGATTTAAGCCAAGAAATCGCAGAAGTTGAGCAAAATCTTGCCCTCCTCAAAGAACGTTATGCTCAAGTGCAGCAAGACACGCAGCGTCAGGGTGAACTTCAGCAGCGTTTAAACTCTGTGCAGAAAGAATTACGTCGCAACCGATCCCAGGAAGTGCAAGCCGAGTTACAGCGCCTCAAACAAGAACTCGAAACCATAGAATTTAACCTAGAAAGCCGTCTATTTTCTTGGGACGCTTTTAAAGAACCTTTTTGGCAAGCTGTCCGCTTTGCAGGACTGGGCATTGTTGTAGGCTGGATACTAAAGTCCTGTGCTGGATAG
- the asnS gene encoding asparagine--tRNA ligase, producing the protein MVKRIVDILRNGQPEESVTVQGWVRTKRESKEFAFLEVNDGSSMANLQVVLNQDLPNYAEVIKQLNTGASVEIAGVLVPSLGKGQRIELKAQTVKVYGEADPESYPLQKKRHSFEFLRTIGHLRSRTNSFGAVFRVRNACSYAIHQFFQERGFLWIHTPIISASDCEGAGEMFTVTSLNLKNVPRTEAQEVDYSQDFFGRPAYLTVSGQLEAEVMAMAFSNVYTFGPTFRAENSNTSRHLAEFWMVEPEMAFCDLEGDMDLAEAFLKHIFKYVMETCPEDMEFFNQRIDNSVLATAENIINNQFERLTYTDAIALLEKTDKTFEYPVKWGLDLQSEHERYLAEEVFKKPVILTDYPTEIKAFYMRLNDDEKTVRAMDILAPKIGEIIGGSQREERLEVLQRRIEAQGLNPADYWWYLDLRRYGTVPHAGFGLGFERLVQFMTGMGNIRDVIPFPRAPLTVDF; encoded by the coding sequence ATGGTGAAGCGGATTGTAGATATTTTACGAAATGGTCAACCTGAAGAATCTGTCACAGTTCAGGGCTGGGTACGCACGAAACGGGAATCGAAGGAATTTGCCTTTCTGGAAGTCAATGATGGCTCATCAATGGCTAACCTGCAAGTTGTACTCAATCAGGATCTGCCAAACTACGCCGAGGTAATTAAGCAGCTAAATACGGGTGCATCCGTAGAAATTGCTGGGGTGCTAGTACCTTCTCTGGGGAAAGGACAGCGGATTGAGTTAAAGGCCCAAACGGTGAAAGTCTACGGGGAGGCTGATCCCGAAAGTTATCCCCTGCAAAAGAAACGCCACTCGTTTGAGTTTTTGCGGACAATTGGACACTTGCGATCGCGTACTAATTCCTTTGGCGCAGTTTTCCGCGTCCGCAACGCCTGCTCTTACGCCATCCACCAATTTTTTCAAGAGCGGGGATTCCTCTGGATTCACACTCCCATCATCAGCGCTAGCGACTGTGAAGGCGCGGGAGAGATGTTTACCGTCACCAGCCTCAACCTGAAGAATGTCCCCCGCACAGAGGCTCAAGAGGTCGATTACAGCCAAGATTTCTTCGGTCGTCCCGCTTACCTCACCGTCAGCGGACAACTGGAAGCCGAAGTTATGGCGATGGCTTTTAGCAATGTATACACTTTTGGCCCCACTTTCCGGGCAGAAAACTCTAACACTTCTCGCCACTTGGCAGAATTTTGGATGGTGGAGCCTGAGATGGCTTTTTGCGACTTGGAAGGCGATATGGATTTAGCCGAAGCCTTCCTGAAGCACATTTTCAAGTATGTGATGGAAACTTGCCCAGAAGACATGGAGTTTTTCAATCAGCGAATTGATAACTCCGTTCTCGCCACCGCTGAAAATATTATCAATAACCAGTTTGAGCGCCTGACTTATACGGATGCGATCGCGCTCCTTGAAAAAACTGATAAAACCTTTGAGTATCCCGTCAAATGGGGCTTGGATTTGCAGTCAGAACACGAACGTTATCTGGCAGAAGAAGTATTCAAGAAACCCGTCATCCTCACCGATTACCCAACAGAAATAAAAGCCTTTTATATGCGCCTAAACGACGACGAAAAAACCGTTCGGGCGATGGATATCCTCGCTCCAAAAATAGGCGAAATTATTGGTGGTTCGCAGCGAGAAGAACGTTTGGAAGTTTTACAGCGCCGAATAGAAGCTCAAGGTTTAAATCCGGCTGATTATTGGTGGTATCTCGACTTACGCCGATACGGAACTGTACCTCATGCTGGCTTTGGTTTAGGCTTTGAAAGATTGGTGCAATTTATGACCGGAATGGGCAATATCCGAGATGTAATTCCTTTCCCACGTGCGCCTTTGACTGTGGATTTTTAA
- a CDS encoding RibD family protein encodes MTANLAGKRPSTTVVLAMSADGKIADVRRDRARFSSGSDRIHLEKQVSQADGVLFGAGTLRAYGTTLSVSNPELLTLRLQCGKSPQPVQIVCSSLGDLDPEWRFFRQPVPRWLLTTDAGARRWEGRAEFERVLVVEVTREGFNWIATFAQFSELGLQNLAVLGGGELVASLFAADLIDELWLTVCPVILGGATAPTPVEGSGFLPDLAPRLELLSVHTIEQEVFLHYRRQRDPVNLQL; translated from the coding sequence ATGACTGCAAATCTTGCCGGGAAACGCCCTTCGACGACGGTTGTTTTAGCTATGAGTGCTGATGGCAAGATTGCGGATGTGCGGCGCGATCGCGCAAGGTTTTCTTCTGGTAGCGATCGCATTCACTTGGAAAAACAAGTTTCTCAAGCTGATGGCGTTTTGTTTGGTGCAGGTACTCTCCGCGCTTATGGGACAACATTGAGCGTTTCTAATCCAGAACTGCTCACCTTACGACTACAGTGTGGCAAATCGCCGCAGCCTGTGCAAATTGTTTGCTCCTCTTTAGGGGATTTAGATCCCGAATGGCGCTTTTTTCGTCAACCTGTACCCCGATGGTTGCTTACGACAGATGCTGGTGCTAGACGCTGGGAAGGACGCGCAGAATTTGAGCGGGTGTTGGTGGTTGAGGTGACAAGAGAGGGATTCAACTGGATTGCTACTTTTGCCCAGTTTTCGGAGTTGGGTTTGCAAAATTTGGCTGTTTTGGGGGGCGGGGAACTGGTAGCATCACTGTTTGCAGCTGATTTGATCGATGAATTGTGGCTAACTGTGTGTCCGGTGATTCTGGGGGGTGCAACAGCGCCTACACCTGTGGAAGGTTCGGGATTTTTGCCAGATTTGGCACCTCGTCTGGAATTATTGTCAGTTCATACAATTGAACAGGAAGTTTTTTTACACTATCGGCGACAACGCGATCCAGTTAATTTACAGTTGTAA
- a CDS encoding sensor histidine kinase — protein MAKPGQSSFRRILLSRILLLSVPVLLMGVYVTYRKARSSILETARQNLTESAVKKGESISESIKTLSTNLVSASESVVLQSGSPYQKQEFLDQLAKQLPTQVQCLQLVSIDTQNLAASTCGEQAISGFSASEWSQQETALLLDPSQVQVKALLPGTSPLDSTAKPSKNASKSQLRLVLSAPVYDSAGSLRYALSVQSALLKQERGKPGSLVGYPVVIAQDGTILAHPIVQRVGRNIEQEADGERLKTVMKNAIAEQPPNFLHLFSFEKNGVELLAGYSAISSPITTQPDHKWIILAVTRLDSALSGLTEIQQVLVVLTFGLIAASLLATLYISRELALPLEQLRDYAGTEGHLHSIDRVPHNFKIREFNQLSEALDSMVERLKAWAEELETAWKEAQAANQLKNEFLANTSHELRTPLNAIIGCIRLVRDDCCDDREEEMDFLQRADDAAIHLLGIINDVLDIAKIEAGKLSVVLEPLDLRKLLKDVIDLQAVQIHQKGLQFITPDVQEPITVHADPAKLKQVLLNVVGNATKFTDKGSITITIRIEKHHGKQAVGSLSSPSPSLVRGQEARPEESVSSLSRSLSPTAFSSAKERLSPPLLVVVTVQDTGIGIEPAQQHKLFRPFVMIDGTTTRKFGGTGLGLAISRNLMELMGGSITLSSAGIGFGTAVEITLPLLDPSALPIESTNGAKN, from the coding sequence ATGGCTAAGCCGGGTCAATCCTCCTTCCGTCGCATCCTGCTGTCACGCATTTTGCTTTTGAGCGTCCCGGTGCTACTGATGGGGGTGTATGTAACCTACAGAAAAGCACGATCTAGCATACTGGAAACAGCTCGCCAAAATCTTACCGAAAGCGCGGTTAAGAAAGGAGAGAGCATTAGCGAGTCAATCAAAACGCTCTCTACCAACCTGGTGAGTGCAAGTGAATCAGTGGTGCTGCAATCGGGATCGCCATACCAAAAGCAAGAATTTTTAGACCAACTCGCCAAACAATTGCCTACGCAAGTCCAGTGCCTTCAGCTGGTCAGCATCGACACCCAAAATCTTGCCGCTAGCACTTGCGGGGAACAGGCAATTAGTGGGTTTTCAGCTTCTGAGTGGTCACAGCAAGAAACAGCATTACTCTTAGACCCCTCTCAAGTCCAGGTGAAAGCGCTACTTCCGGGAACCTCACCGTTAGATTCTACTGCCAAGCCGAGTAAAAACGCCTCAAAAAGCCAACTCAGGTTGGTTTTAAGTGCGCCTGTTTATGACAGCGCAGGTTCCCTCCGTTATGCCCTGAGCGTCCAGTCAGCCTTGCTTAAACAAGAACGAGGCAAGCCGGGGTCTTTGGTGGGCTATCCGGTCGTGATTGCCCAGGATGGAACGATTTTGGCGCATCCAATCGTCCAGCGAGTTGGGCGAAATATTGAGCAGGAGGCAGATGGCGAAAGGCTCAAAACGGTGATGAAGAATGCGATCGCCGAGCAACCGCCAAACTTTCTCCACCTGTTCTCTTTTGAAAAAAATGGTGTAGAACTACTAGCTGGCTACTCCGCAATTTCCAGTCCCATTACCACCCAGCCAGATCACAAGTGGATTATCTTAGCCGTCACTCGCCTAGACAGCGCCCTTTCTGGTCTGACAGAAATTCAACAAGTTCTGGTGGTTCTGACATTTGGCTTAATCGCCGCTAGCCTGTTAGCAACCCTGTATATATCTCGCGAACTGGCGCTACCTCTGGAGCAATTGCGAGATTACGCCGGAACTGAGGGACACCTACACTCGATAGACCGAGTTCCCCACAACTTCAAAATTCGAGAGTTCAATCAATTATCTGAAGCCCTCGATAGTATGGTAGAGCGGCTCAAAGCTTGGGCAGAAGAACTCGAAACCGCATGGAAAGAAGCACAAGCAGCTAACCAACTGAAAAATGAGTTTCTGGCGAATACTTCCCATGAATTAAGAACCCCTCTAAATGCCATCATTGGCTGCATCCGACTGGTACGGGATGACTGCTGCGATGATCGAGAAGAGGAAATGGATTTTTTACAGCGAGCCGATGATGCAGCGATTCACCTGCTGGGAATTATCAATGATGTTTTGGACATTGCAAAAATTGAAGCAGGCAAGCTTTCTGTAGTCTTAGAGCCACTTGATTTGCGAAAGTTGCTCAAGGATGTGATAGATTTACAGGCTGTTCAAATTCATCAGAAAGGTTTACAGTTCATTACGCCAGACGTGCAAGAGCCGATTACTGTCCATGCTGATCCCGCAAAGCTCAAGCAGGTGCTGCTGAATGTCGTTGGCAACGCCACGAAGTTCACCGACAAAGGCAGCATCACTATTACCATCCGCATAGAGAAACATCATGGCAAACAGGCTGTGGGCAGCCTCTCCTCCCCTAGCCCTTCCTTAGTACGAGGGCAAGAGGCAAGACCTGAAGAATCCGTCTCTAGCCTTTCTCGCAGCCTCTCGCCAACAGCCTTCAGTTCTGCAAAAGAACGCCTTTCACCGCCTTTGCTTGTTGTTGTGACGGTTCAGGATACCGGGATAGGTATTGAACCGGCTCAACAGCATAAACTCTTTCGCCCCTTTGTGATGATTGATGGTACAACCACGCGCAAGTTTGGCGGCACAGGACTTGGCCTTGCTATTTCCCGAAACTTAATGGAATTAATGGGAGGTAGCATTACTTTGTCGAGTGCTGGCATAGGTTTTGGCACGGCGGTTGAGATTACTTTGCCTCTATTAGATCCTTCAGCTTTGCCAATTGAATCTACCAATGGAGCTAAAAATTAA
- a CDS encoding Gfo/Idh/MocA family protein, with product MADSLERIGVAVLGAGRWGVHLVRNFLEHPQVRLVAVVDHSRDRLEAVKKRFELNSDVVLATEWSQVRLMPEVQAVAIATPASSHYNLIADALRLGYHVLAEKPLTLDPSESLQLCELAQQQQRQLFVDHTYLFHPAVERGKAVVLSGILGDLRYGYAARTHLGPVRFDVDALWDLAIHDIAIFNNWLSETPTQVQATGTVWLQEAESQIPNPQSDTPQSPLKKGGQNTSGLADLVWVTLTYPSGFQAFIHLCWLNPDKQRRLCVAGSEGTLIFDELQTETPLTIQHGRFEKTDSSPYTPVNQSLEVVSLEPGEPLGRVCDRFLLSIRQNQPSEISSGWVGVQLVQILSCLSESLQQGGRTVIVPQAIKN from the coding sequence ATGGCTGATAGCTTAGAGAGGATTGGGGTTGCTGTGTTGGGCGCTGGGCGATGGGGAGTACACTTGGTGCGAAATTTTCTGGAGCATCCCCAAGTTCGCCTGGTGGCGGTGGTAGACCATAGCCGCGATCGCTTGGAGGCAGTAAAAAAGCGGTTTGAGTTGAACTCTGATGTTGTTCTGGCAACTGAGTGGTCACAAGTGCGCTTGATGCCAGAAGTTCAGGCAGTAGCGATCGCTACCCCAGCTTCTTCGCACTACAATCTGATCGCTGATGCTTTACGTCTTGGCTATCACGTCCTGGCAGAAAAACCTCTTACCCTCGACCCATCTGAATCTTTGCAACTGTGCGAGTTAGCTCAACAACAGCAGCGGCAACTTTTTGTAGACCACACCTATTTGTTTCACCCGGCTGTTGAGCGTGGCAAAGCTGTAGTTCTCTCAGGCATTTTGGGAGATTTGCGTTATGGTTACGCCGCCCGTACTCATTTAGGGCCAGTGCGCTTTGATGTTGATGCTTTATGGGACTTAGCCATTCACGACATCGCTATTTTTAACAACTGGCTTTCGGAAACACCTACTCAAGTGCAAGCCACTGGTACTGTCTGGCTACAGGAAGCGGAATCCCAAATCCCAAATCCACAATCCGATACCCCTCAATCCCCGCTAAAAAAGGGGGGTCAAAATACAAGCGGTTTGGCTGATTTAGTTTGGGTAACGCTTACCTACCCCAGTGGCTTTCAAGCATTTATTCATCTGTGCTGGCTTAATCCTGATAAACAGCGACGTTTGTGTGTAGCGGGAAGTGAGGGAACTTTGATTTTTGATGAGTTACAGACAGAGACACCCCTAACTATTCAGCATGGACGGTTTGAAAAAACCGATAGTAGTCCTTACACGCCAGTTAATCAAAGCCTTGAAGTGGTTAGCCTGGAACCGGGCGAACCATTAGGAAGAGTTTGCGATCGCTTTCTTTTATCTATCCGCCAAAACCAACCTTCTGAGATTTCTTCTGGATGGGTTGGTGTCCAGCTAGTACAGATTCTCAGTTGTTTGAGCGAATCCTTGCAACAGGGAGGACGAACAGTTATAGTTCCCCAGGCAATTAAAAATTAG